One window from the genome of Candidatus Synechococcus calcipolaris G9 encodes:
- a CDS encoding DUF433 domain-containing protein, whose translation MNYRNYITIEPNKRGGKPCVRGLRITVYEVLEYLASEMTEAEILDDFPDLTREDLKACIAYAADRERRFMTVPLSP comes from the coding sequence ATGAACTACAGAAACTACATCACGATCGAACCCAATAAACGCGGCGGTAAACCTTGTGTACGTGGTTTGCGAATTACAGTTTATGAAGTGCTTGAGTACCTAGCTTCCGAGATGACCGAAGCAGAAATTCTCGATGATTTTCCCGATCTGACACGAGAAGACTTAAAAGCCTGTATTGCCTATGCTGCTGACCGTGAGCGTCGGTTTATGACTGTTCCACTATCCCCATGA
- a CDS encoding response regulator — protein sequence MRCAPTPENEFERLQALVSYHVLDTDPEAEFDELTQLVAAVCDVPIALVSLVDSGRQWFKSKVGIDASESGRDVAFCAHAILQPDLFVIPDALEDERFFDNPFVTDGIKIRFYAGMPLITEDGFALGTLCVIDQKPRQLTAVQERTIKTLAHQVVNQLELRRHLLEAQSNRDRHQEVMALQLAILNSANYSIIATDVHGFITLFNRIAEQWLGYEAEDVIGRLTPAIFHDPTEVAQRAIALSKEFGYNIAPGFEVFVAKARLGAVDEQEWTYIGRDGSRRPVRLSVTATRDPQGNITGFMGIANDISIQKKIEAQLRLRDRAIAASTNGIVITDHRLPDRPMIYVNPAFEKITGYRAAEVLGKNCRFLQGKDRHQAGLQALRGAIAKGLSCRVILRNFRKNGRPFWNELSVSPIYDDQGELTHYIGIQSDVTERKRAEVSLRKQMQRATLLRQITEEIRQRLERDHICRTAVEKLGPALIASRCIIYCYHPQPTPALSLVAEYRDTGIDSVQTLSSAIEAHLLQLQEKIDLKNDQVMAIKDVYQEPSLANLHDCCEQLGVKSVLLSRTSYRGQTNGILIAHQCGRHRDWSPADQELFASVAAQVGIGLAQVQLLEQETEQRQQLEQQNQELEQARLSAELANRAKSEFLATMSHEIRTPMNAVLGFTNLLLDTTLNDQQRDFVQTIYQAGDALLSIINDILDFSKIESGKLVLEQQPFELRDCLEDVLSLLASKAEEKSLELLYTITPQTPDLVRGDITRLRQILVNLVGNGLKFTHAGSVSIHLDGGPVQANDRQEIFFRVVDTGIGIPSDRLDRLFKPFSQVDASTTREYGGTGLGLVISERLCQLMGGQMQVESHPGQGTAFIFSIQVEVLAAFSERSQPDERLKLLAGHRILVVDDNGASRQLLQTLLKSWGMAPDMFPSGAAVLAAEPNWQLALIDLQMPEMNGLQLAEKLHNQRPDIPLVLMTPLSWLESTTAKNLCAGYVTKPLKPKQLEQVLCQIVEPTTEAKRKTERLAIDHEMSQRYPLRILLAEDNAVNQKVALHIFRRMGYRVDVAANGLEVLDALQHRPYDVIFMDVQMPKMDGLTATERICEMWPTSQRPWIIAMTANALAGDRERCFQSGMDDYISKPIKLEDLGDAISRCRSIKPKSTYPQQ from the coding sequence ATGCGCTGCGCCCCAACCCCTGAAAATGAATTTGAACGTCTCCAGGCCCTGGTCAGTTATCACGTTCTGGATACGGATCCAGAGGCGGAGTTTGACGAATTAACCCAACTGGTGGCAGCGGTCTGTGATGTTCCGATCGCCCTGGTGAGTTTAGTGGACTCTGGGCGGCAGTGGTTTAAGTCCAAGGTGGGAATTGATGCCAGCGAAAGTGGTCGGGATGTTGCCTTTTGTGCCCATGCGATTTTGCAACCCGATTTATTTGTTATTCCCGATGCCCTAGAGGATGAACGCTTTTTTGACAATCCCTTTGTCACCGATGGCATTAAGATTCGTTTTTATGCGGGAATGCCCCTGATTACGGAGGATGGCTTTGCCCTGGGAACCCTCTGTGTGATTGACCAGAAGCCACGGCAATTAACGGCTGTCCAAGAGCGCACCATCAAAACCCTGGCCCATCAGGTAGTGAATCAACTAGAGTTACGGCGGCATTTACTGGAAGCCCAAAGCAACCGCGATCGCCACCAAGAGGTGATGGCCCTTCAGTTGGCTATTTTGAATAGTGCCAATTACTCGATTATTGCCACCGATGTCCATGGTTTTATTACCCTCTTTAATCGAATCGCAGAGCAGTGGTTGGGCTACGAAGCCGAGGATGTGATCGGTCGTTTAACGCCTGCCATCTTCCATGATCCAACGGAGGTAGCCCAGCGGGCGATCGCCCTGAGTAAGGAATTTGGCTACAATATTGCCCCTGGTTTTGAAGTGTTTGTGGCCAAGGCCCGCTTGGGGGCTGTGGATGAACAGGAATGGACTTACATCGGTCGGGATGGCAGTCGGCGGCCCGTACGGTTATCGGTGACAGCGACTCGAGATCCCCAGGGCAATATCACTGGCTTCATGGGCATTGCCAATGATATTTCTATTCAGAAAAAAATTGAAGCCCAACTACGTCTACGGGATCGGGCGATCGCCGCCAGTACCAATGGCATTGTGATTACGGATCATCGCTTGCCCGATCGGCCAATGATCTATGTCAATCCTGCCTTTGAGAAAATCACTGGCTATCGGGCCGCTGAGGTTTTGGGCAAAAACTGTCGCTTTTTACAGGGGAAAGATCGTCATCAAGCGGGGCTACAGGCCCTACGGGGGGCGATCGCCAAGGGATTATCCTGTCGGGTAATTTTACGAAATTTCCGCAAAAATGGCCGCCCCTTTTGGAATGAACTTTCAGTCTCACCCATTTACGATGACCAGGGGGAACTCACCCACTACATTGGCATTCAAAGTGATGTCACCGAGCGTAAACGGGCCGAAGTCAGCCTGCGGAAACAAATGCAGCGGGCAACCCTCCTGCGCCAGATCACCGAAGAAATTCGCCAACGCCTAGAGCGGGATCATATTTGCCGAACGGCGGTGGAAAAATTGGGGCCGGCCTTGATAGCGAGTCGTTGCATCATTTATTGCTATCATCCCCAGCCCACGCCAGCCCTGAGTCTAGTTGCCGAATACCGAGATACGGGCATTGATTCGGTGCAGACCTTATCCAGTGCCATTGAGGCCCACTTACTCCAACTTCAGGAGAAAATTGACCTGAAAAATGATCAGGTCATGGCGATCAAGGATGTCTACCAAGAACCCAGTTTAGCCAATCTCCACGATTGCTGTGAGCAACTCGGCGTGAAATCCGTCCTCTTAAGTCGCACCTCCTATCGGGGCCAGACCAATGGCATTTTAATTGCCCATCAATGTGGTCGTCATCGGGATTGGAGTCCGGCGGATCAGGAGCTTTTTGCTAGTGTGGCGGCCCAGGTGGGGATTGGCCTCGCCCAGGTACAACTGTTGGAGCAGGAAACGGAACAACGGCAACAACTTGAGCAGCAAAACCAGGAACTAGAGCAGGCCCGCCTCAGTGCCGAACTGGCCAACCGCGCCAAGAGTGAATTTTTGGCCACCATGAGCCATGAAATTCGCACCCCCATGAATGCGGTTCTAGGGTTTACCAACCTATTGTTAGATACGACTCTCAATGATCAGCAACGGGATTTTGTCCAAACCATTTACCAGGCAGGGGATGCCCTCCTTTCGATTATTAATGATATTCTTGACTTTTCTAAAATTGAGTCGGGCAAACTGGTTCTGGAGCAACAGCCCTTTGAGTTGCGGGACTGCCTAGAAGATGTTCTCAGTTTGTTAGCCAGTAAGGCCGAGGAAAAAAGTCTTGAACTTCTCTATACCATTACACCGCAAACGCCGGATTTAGTGCGCGGCGACATTACCCGACTACGGCAGATTTTAGTCAATTTGGTGGGCAATGGCCTCAAGTTTACCCACGCAGGGAGTGTGAGTATTCATCTGGACGGGGGCCCAGTGCAAGCCAATGACCGGCAAGAGATCTTCTTTCGGGTGGTGGATACGGGTATTGGCATTCCCAGCGATCGCCTGGATCGACTCTTTAAGCCCTTTAGTCAGGTGGATGCCTCCACCACGCGGGAGTACGGCGGCACGGGTCTGGGTCTTGTCATTAGTGAGCGGCTCTGTCAGTTGATGGGCGGGCAGATGCAGGTCGAGAGTCATCCGGGCCAGGGAACGGCCTTTATCTTTAGCATTCAAGTGGAGGTGTTGGCCGCCTTTTCGGAGAGATCGCAGCCCGATGAACGGCTCAAGCTCTTGGCGGGTCATCGTATTTTAGTCGTGGATGACAATGGGGCCAGTCGGCAACTCCTGCAAACCCTGTTAAAGTCTTGGGGGATGGCGCCGGATATGTTTCCCAGTGGTGCTGCGGTCTTAGCGGCCGAACCCAATTGGCAACTCGCCCTCATTGATTTACAAATGCCGGAAATGAATGGTCTCCAATTGGCTGAAAAACTCCACAATCAACGTCCAGATATTCCCCTCGTGCTAATGACTCCCCTGAGTTGGTTGGAATCGACTACGGCAAAAAATCTCTGTGCCGGTTATGTCACTAAACCCCTGAAACCAAAGCAACTGGAGCAGGTTCTCTGTCAGATTGTTGAACCCACCACTGAGGCCAAGCGAAAGACGGAACGGCTGGCGATCGATCATGAGATGAGTCAACGCTACCCGCTGCGGATCCTTTTAGCGGAAGATAATGCTGTCAACCAAAAAGTAGCCCTGCATATTTTCCGGCGGATGGGCTACCGGGTGGATGTGGCCGCTAATGGTTTAGAAGTTTTAGACGCACTCCAACACCGCCCCTACGATGTGATTTTTATGGATGTACAAATGCCCAAGATGGATGGTTTGACGGCAACGGAACGGATCTGTGAAATGTGGCCCACCAGTCAACGGCCCTGGATTATTGCCATGACCGCCAATGCCCTAGCGGGCGATCGCGAGCGTTGTTTTCAATCGGGAATGGATGACTATATTAGCAAACCCATTAAGCTGGAAGACCTAGGGGATGCCATTAGTCGCTGCCGTAGTATTAAACCCAAATCTACCTATCCCCAGCAGTAA
- a CDS encoding DUF5615 family PIN-like protein — translation MKLLFDENLSPKLPNRLSDLFPNSLHVRDVGMEATPDPIVWDYAKDNDLMIVSKDADMHDLSLVWGNPPKVIWLRLGNCSTLQVENLLRQEFFIIKLFYADKNLSLLAL, via the coding sequence ATGAAATTACTGTTTGATGAAAACTTATCGCCTAAATTGCCGAACCGTTTGAGCGATCTTTTTCCAAACTCGCTTCACGTTCGAGATGTGGGAATGGAAGCAACACCCGACCCAATAGTTTGGGATTATGCAAAAGACAACGATTTGATGATTGTCTCTAAAGATGCTGATATGCACGATCTGAGCTTAGTATGGGGGAATCCACCAAAAGTCATTTGGCTTCGACTTGGAAACTGTTCGACATTGCAAGTTGAGAATTTGTTGCGTCAGGAGTTTTTTATTATTAAATTATTTTATGCAGATAAAAACTTATCACTGCTTGCTTTATAG
- a CDS encoding BrnT family toxin — protein sequence MKFEWDERKNQRNLIKHGFDFADAFHIFKSPMLIEFDDRQDYGEDRWIGIGLLSGRVVVVVYTESGEEKVRIISIRKALTYERRRYEQYIQNRLG from the coding sequence ATGAAGTTTGAGTGGGATGAGCGTAAAAACCAAAGGAACCTCATAAAGCATGGATTCGACTTTGCTGATGCTTTTCATATCTTTAAATCACCGATGCTTATCGAGTTTGATGATCGGCAAGATTATGGCGAGGATCGATGGATTGGCATCGGTTTATTGAGTGGGCGGGTTGTAGTTGTTGTCTACACCGAGTCTGGTGAAGAAAAAGTTCGCATCATCTCCATACGAAAGGCACTGACCTATGAACGCAGACGCTATGAACAATACATCCAAAACCGATTGGGCTAG
- the uvrB gene encoding excinuclease ABC subunit UvrB gives MADFQICAPFQPAGDQPQAIAQLRQGILGGQRFQTLLGATGTGKTHTIARVIADLGRPTLVLAHNKTLAAQLCNELREFFPHNAVEYFISYYDYYQPEAYIPVTDTYIEKTAAINDEIDMLRHSATRSLFERRDVIVVASISCIYGLGIPAEYLKASIPLQVGEEVDQRQLLRSLASIQYSRNDVEIGRGRFRVKGDVLEIGPAYEDRIIRLEFFGDEIDAIRYVDPITGATLQSLEGLNIYPARHFVTPEDRLEIACDQIAAELEVQVLALEQAGKLLEAQRISQRTRYDLEMLREVGFCNGVENYSRHLAGREAGEPPECLVDYFPNDWLLVVDESHVTVPQIRAMYNGDQARKRVLIDHGFRLPSAADNRPLKAEEFWQKVTQAIFVSATPGNWELEISGEQVIEQIIRPTGVLDPEVFVRPTTGQVDDLLTEIRLRCDRQERVLITTLTKRMAEDLTEYFQERDVRVRYLHSDINAIQRIEILEDLRQGLFDVLIGVNLLREGLDLPEVSLVAILDADKEGFLRAERSLIQTMGRAARHIRGQAILYADNLTDSMAKAIDETDRRRQIQLAHNQKHGITPQPIVKKSGNAILKFLDVSRRVNAQELQELDTVAADISLAEIPPLIEQLEQQMKEAAKNLEFETAAQYRDRIKHLRDRLIGRQSEG, from the coding sequence ATGGCAGATTTTCAGATTTGTGCCCCCTTTCAACCGGCCGGGGATCAACCCCAGGCGATCGCCCAATTGCGCCAAGGTATTTTAGGGGGCCAGCGTTTCCAAACCCTTTTGGGGGCTACCGGAACCGGCAAAACCCATACCATTGCCCGCGTCATTGCCGATTTGGGACGACCCACCCTCGTCCTCGCCCACAACAAAACCCTAGCGGCCCAACTATGTAACGAACTGCGGGAATTTTTCCCCCACAATGCGGTGGAATATTTTATTTCCTACTATGACTATTACCAGCCGGAGGCCTATATCCCGGTAACGGATACCTATATCGAAAAAACCGCCGCCATTAATGATGAAATTGATATGCTACGCCACTCGGCAACCCGATCCCTCTTTGAGCGGCGGGATGTGATTGTCGTTGCCTCCATTAGTTGTATTTACGGCTTAGGGATTCCGGCCGAGTACCTCAAGGCATCGATTCCGCTCCAGGTGGGAGAAGAAGTGGATCAACGCCAGCTTTTACGAAGTTTGGCGAGTATTCAGTACAGCCGCAATGATGTGGAAATTGGCCGGGGACGGTTCCGGGTGAAGGGAGATGTCCTCGAGATTGGCCCGGCCTACGAAGATCGCATTATTCGCCTGGAATTTTTTGGGGATGAAATTGATGCCATTCGCTATGTGGATCCGATTACTGGGGCAACCTTGCAAAGCCTAGAGGGCCTGAATATCTACCCGGCCCGCCACTTTGTTACCCCCGAAGATCGGCTAGAGATTGCCTGTGATCAGATTGCCGCTGAATTAGAAGTCCAGGTTTTAGCCCTAGAGCAGGCAGGCAAACTCCTCGAAGCCCAACGCATTAGCCAACGCACCCGCTATGACCTAGAAATGTTGCGGGAAGTAGGGTTTTGTAATGGGGTTGAAAACTATTCCCGTCATTTGGCGGGCCGGGAAGCCGGAGAACCCCCGGAATGTTTAGTGGATTATTTTCCCAATGACTGGCTGCTAGTGGTGGATGAGTCCCACGTCACTGTTCCCCAAATTCGGGCCATGTATAACGGCGATCAGGCCCGTAAGCGGGTCTTAATTGACCATGGCTTTCGTTTACCCAGTGCGGCGGATAATCGTCCCCTCAAAGCCGAGGAATTTTGGCAAAAGGTGACTCAAGCCATTTTTGTCTCGGCGACTCCCGGCAATTGGGAGCTAGAGATTTCGGGGGAGCAGGTGATTGAGCAGATTATTCGGCCCACGGGGGTGCTGGATCCAGAGGTGTTTGTCCGTCCCACAACCGGCCAGGTGGATGATCTATTGACGGAGATCCGCCTTCGTTGCGATCGCCAAGAACGGGTTTTAATTACCACCTTAACCAAACGCATGGCGGAGGATCTGACGGAATATTTCCAGGAACGGGATGTGCGGGTGCGCTATTTGCACTCAGACATTAATGCGATTCAGCGGATTGAAATCCTAGAGGATCTGCGCCAGGGATTATTTGATGTCTTAATTGGTGTCAACCTGCTGCGGGAAGGGTTAGACCTCCCGGAAGTCTCGCTTGTTGCCATTTTAGATGCGGACAAAGAGGGATTTCTGCGGGCAGAGCGATCGCTGATTCAAACCATGGGCCGGGCCGCCCGTCATATCCGGGGTCAAGCCATTCTCTATGCCGACAACTTAACCGATAGCATGGCTAAAGCCATTGATGAAACCGATCGCCGCCGCCAAATCCAACTAGCCCATAATCAAAAGCATGGCATTACTCCTCAACCCATTGTCAAAAAATCCGGAAATGCGATCCTGAAATTTTTGGATGTGTCCCGCCGTGTGAATGCCCAGGAGCTACAGGAACTCGATACCGTCGCCGCCGATATTTCCCTAGCAGAGATTCCGCCATTGATTGAGCAACTAGAGCAGCAGATGAAGGAAGCCGCTAAAAACCTGGAATTTGAAACCGCTGCCCAATACCGCGATCGCATTAAACACCTGCGCGATCGCCTCATTGGCCGTCAATCAGAAGGATAG